From the Alkalibacter rhizosphaerae genome, one window contains:
- a CDS encoding ABC transporter permease, whose amino-acid sequence MDTVLKLQFSQLVAAYIFVVLVLVIVRRKGIPREKEILIATIRMTLQLVLTGYVLVYVFGSPSPMITLVILSAMEIFAVHNIIQRTKILLPFRLKRIIAFSMITGTVSCLLYFLLIVVGINPWYDPQYFIPLAGMLIGNSMTGISLGVGNLLEGMTSKKHLVEGALMLGATPKMATKEIVNNAFDSAILPTINSMVGMGIIFLPGMMTGQILSGTSPVTAIGYQIAIMMGILGSVSITVILFLHLGYRSFFNEQSQFVELEEATK is encoded by the coding sequence ATGGATACGGTGTTGAAACTACAATTTTCCCAACTGGTTGCAGCATACATTTTTGTCGTTCTTGTCCTGGTGATCGTACGACGGAAAGGGATCCCCAGAGAAAAGGAGATCCTCATCGCCACGATCCGAATGACGCTGCAGCTGGTGTTGACAGGATATGTTCTGGTGTATGTTTTCGGCTCTCCGTCTCCAATGATCACCTTGGTCATTCTATCAGCAATGGAGATCTTTGCTGTACACAACATCATACAAAGAACGAAAATCCTTCTGCCTTTTCGACTCAAGCGGATCATCGCCTTTTCCATGATCACCGGAACAGTTTCCTGTTTGCTCTATTTTCTTTTGATCGTGGTCGGGATCAACCCATGGTACGACCCCCAATACTTCATCCCCCTGGCCGGCATGCTCATCGGCAATTCCATGACCGGAATCTCCTTGGGGGTAGGGAATCTTCTGGAGGGAATGACATCAAAAAAACACCTGGTGGAAGGGGCGCTGATGCTTGGCGCAACGCCGAAAATGGCCACAAAGGAAATCGTAAACAACGCTTTTGATTCTGCCATTCTGCCCACCATCAACTCCATGGTGGGCATGGGGATCATTTTCCTACCAGGCATGATGACCGGACAAATACTCTCGGGCACCTCCCCCGTGACAGCCATTGGATATCAGATCGCAATCATGATGGGGATCCTCGGCAGTGTTTCCATAACCGTGATCCTGTTTTTGCATCTGGGCTACCGATCTTTCTTCAATGAACAAAGCCAGTTCGTGGAACTCGAGGAGGCAACAAAATGA
- a CDS encoding glycine betaine ABC transporter substrate-binding protein, with translation MKKTILFGLLVFMIIFSSACSPQEETQKGPVTVATMIDSEGAILGNMLLLLMEDDGFEVVDKIGFGTPDILRKALESGEVDLVVDYTGSGQYYGAEADAKTWSDPMQGYTTTRNFDKETNNIEWLTPAEANNTEMLAVTKEFAQEQDLRTMEDFADYVNDGGTVKLICSASFADNPLGLLGYQEAYGFQLTADQMIVLSHGNTAEMLKALYEGSDGVNVSLVYGTDGSLQEMDMIVLEDPQNVPPVYLPTPVLRGEVAEEYPELRDLFTETFASLDLETLQSLNARVAFGGEDAKTVAQEYLEEKGLMD, from the coding sequence ATGAAAAAAACTATTTTATTTGGATTGCTCGTATTCATGATCATTTTCTCTTCTGCTTGTTCTCCACAGGAGGAAACGCAGAAAGGACCGGTGACCGTGGCCACCATGATCGACTCGGAAGGCGCCATCTTAGGCAATATGCTCCTTCTTTTGATGGAGGATGACGGCTTTGAAGTGGTGGACAAAATTGGATTTGGAACACCGGATATTTTAAGAAAAGCATTGGAGTCCGGTGAGGTGGACCTGGTGGTGGATTACACTGGTTCCGGACAGTATTATGGGGCTGAAGCCGATGCAAAGACCTGGTCCGATCCAATGCAGGGCTACACAACTACCCGGAATTTCGATAAAGAGACCAACAACATCGAATGGTTGACCCCGGCGGAAGCAAACAATACGGAGATGTTGGCCGTAACCAAAGAATTTGCACAGGAACAGGACCTTCGCACCATGGAAGATTTCGCCGACTATGTCAACGACGGCGGCACGGTGAAATTGATCTGTTCCGCCAGTTTCGCCGACAACCCTCTGGGACTTTTGGGATACCAGGAAGCCTATGGTTTTCAATTGACAGCAGATCAGATGATCGTCTTGTCCCATGGAAACACCGCAGAAATGCTCAAGGCACTCTATGAAGGCAGCGATGGCGTAAACGTGTCCCTGGTATACGGTACCGACGGATCTCTGCAGGAAATGGACATGATCGTCCTTGAAGATCCGCAAAACGTTCCTCCCGTATATTTGCCCACTCCTGTTTTGCGAGGTGAAGTTGCTGAAGAATATCCGGAACTTCGGGACCTGTTCACGGAAACCTTTGCATCATTGGATTTGGAGACATTGCAGTCCTTGAACGCCAGAGTGGCTTTTGGCGGTGAAGACGCCAAAACCGTGGCTCAAGAATACCTGGAAGAGAAAGGTCTGATGGATTAA